In Vespula vulgaris chromosome 7, iyVesVulg1.1, whole genome shotgun sequence, a single window of DNA contains:
- the LOC127065282 gene encoding transcription factor Ken isoform X2, whose protein sequence is MYTDGLLTLHYGKHPATLAAEVGAWYNGDRHVDVTLACDDGSVVRAHRVVLAAASPLLANLLRNPALDHVVHFSGVRKAQLNHLLEFIYNGEALIPSTELIPLRELFELLQINSELFEPNLAQTSSNSDPERIPTPQPSEDQESSSYESKYDSRQTSNPADCCSVLIKTEDCEEEPEVDVEGVEGEGLLAETREGSIEPPRRRDSSDPVNLSLNSGASTMSESSHDIVHRPEKQLLERRESLDEAEERTRQMAARLALGLEHGKRKPEELPIPPAEAYVVTPHRKRRPGFHNAPAQNPAFVPFNPSFETPRRLQAPHPLSLSAPPYLDRSITPPGASHRPPSADPASAAGLEPPWGAWTLPPARAPPPPPTEDPPKSTPVREYRCTYCGKQFGMSWNLKTHLRVHTGEKPFACRLCVAMFKQKAHLLKHLCSVHRGVIAAPDNTFTCCFCSLNFDSLQELIRHLSGPHNNLLLSKNLHD, encoded by the exons ATGTATACTGACGGTCTCCTAACGCTCCATTATGGAAAGCACCCAGCGACCTTGGCCGCAGAGGTCGGGGCCTGGTACAATGGAGACCGTCATGTAGATGTGACACTGGCATGCGACGACGGTTCCGTCGTCAGGGCCCATCGTGTCGTTTTGGCGGCAGCTAGTCCCCTTTTGGCTAATCTTTTACGAAATCCCGCCTTGGACCACGTGGTCCATTTCTCTGGGGTCAGGAAGGCCCAGCTCAATCATCTTCTCGAGTTTATCTACAACGGAGAGGCTCTTATACCc TCGACAGAGCTTATACCATTGAGAGAACTCTTCGAACTACTTCAAATCAACTCGGAACTTTTCGAGCCCAACCTAGCACAGACCTCTAGTAATTCTGATCCTGAAAGGATACCCACTCCTCAACCTTCCGAGGATCAAGAAAGTTCTAGTTACGAATCCAAATACGACAGCAG ACAAACGAGTAATCCTGCTGATTGTTGTTCGGTACTAATTAAGACCGAGGATTGCGAAGAGGAGCCGGAAGTAGACGTGGAAGGTGTCGAAGGTGAAGGTTTGCTCGCGGAAACAAGAGAAGGTAGCATAGAACCGCCAAGAAGAAGGGATAGTTCGGATCCTGTGAACCTCAGTTTAAATTCCGGAGCGTCTACGATGAGTGAAAGTTCTCACGACATAGTACATAG ACCAGAGAAGCAATTACTCGAGAGGCGAGAGTCCTTGGACGAAGCCGAAGAGAGGACAAGACAAATGGCGGCGCGATTGGCGTTAGGTTTGGAGCATGGCAAACGAAAACCCGAAGAATTACCGATCCCACCGGCTGAGGCGTACGTCGTGACGCCTCATCGAAAACGTAGGCCAGGTTTTCACAACGCACCAGCACAGAATCCAGCTTTCGTACCGTTCAATCCGAGCTTCGAGACACCCAGGAGGTTACAAGCGCCTCATCCGTTGAGTCTATCCGCGCCACCGTATCTA GACCGGTCAATAACGCCACCAGGAGCATCGCATCGGCCACCAAGCGCCGATCCAGCTTCGGCTGCTGGCCTAGAACCACCTTGGGGTGCTTGGACCCTACCACCCGCTCGAgcacctccaccacctccaacGGAGGATCCACCAAAGTCGACACCCGTCCGAGAATACCGATGTACCTATTGTGGCAAACAATTCGGCATGTCCTGGAACCTGAAGACGCATCTTCGAGTACACACCGGCGAGAAACCATTTGCCTGTCGACTCTGCGTCGCCATGTTCAAACAGAAAGCTCACCTGCTGAAACATCTCTGTTCCGTTCACAGAGGTGTGATAGCTGCACCGGACAATACGTTTACGTGTTGTTTCTGTTCCCTCAATTTCGACAGTTTGCAAGAACTCATAAGGCATCTGTCAGGGCCGCATAATAATTTGCTGCTTAGTAAAAACCTGCACGATTAG
- the LOC127065283 gene encoding apolipoprotein D-like has translation MYIKKKHRTDFKADTKNNMYGKVVLTLATILALTSAQIPSLGWCPEYVPMANFDMNRFLGVWYEAERYFQLAEVVSRCVMSNYTQSPDGKLRVSNEVTNRITGIKRILEGEIKKAASKAEEGKLHVKYTAVPLTPETHYSVLETDYDNYAVLWSCSGIGPIHAQNAWVMTRERIAPGSILQKAYGVLDKYKISKAFFVKTNQEDCAYLAPSTATEDNTAEAALAQETQETTEEHVRNVSGQLSDLEKPVEHVEESIEKEKIPQKVETVPERILKVAADLISEDKLSEKSTKEENLEKKPNLKKIDEKSKKKEETPEITKESKKTSS, from the exons atgtatataaagaagaagcaTCGTACGGATTTCAAGGCAGATACCAAGAACAACATGTACGGCAAGGTGGTTTTGACTCTCGCGACAATTCTGGCATTGACCAGTGCCCAGATACCAAGTCTGGGTTGGTGTCCGGAGTACGTACCAATGGCGAACTTCGACATGAACAGA TTTTTGGGAGTTTGGTACGAAGCGGAAAGGTATTTCCAATTAGCTGAGGTGGTTTCGCGTTGCGTCATGTCGAATTATACGCAAAGTCCTGATGGCAAGTTACGTGTAAGCAACGAAGTTACGAACAGAAT tACAGGAATCAAGAGAATATTGGAAGGTGAAATCAAAAAGGCAGCTTCGAAAGCGGAGGAAGGAAAATTACACGTGAAATATACGGCAGTACCTCTAACTCCAGAGACACATTATTCAGTGTTAGAAACTGATTATGATAACTATGCCGTGTTGTGGAGCTGTTCCGGTATTGGTCCGATTCACGCCCAAAATGCTTGGGTCATGACCAGAGAGAGAATCGCACCTGGATCGATACTTCAAAAG GCTTATGGCGTTTTGGACAAATACAAAATTTCCAAAGCGTTCTTCGTAAAAACGAATCAAGAGGATTGCGCTTATCTCGCACCTTCTACGGCTACCGAGGATAATACTGCAGAGGCTGCTCTGGCACAGGAAACACAGGAGACAACGGAAGAGCACGTGCGAAACGTGTCTGGTCAATTATCGGACTTAGAAAAACCAGTCGAACACGTCgaagaatcgatcgagaaggagaagataCCACAAAAGGTAGAAACCGTGCCAGAAAGAATTCTCAAGGTCGCGGCAGATTTAATCAGTGAAGATAAACTATCCGAAAAatcaacgaaagaagaaaatttggaaaagaaaccaaatttaaaaaaaatcgacgagaaatcaaagaagaaagaggagactcCGGAAATCACGAAAGAATCAAAGAAAACGAGTTCGTAA
- the LOC127065282 gene encoding transcription factor Ken 2 isoform X1 → MYTDGLLTLHYGKHPATLAAEVGAWYNGDRHVDVTLACDDGSVVRAHRVVLAAASPLLANLLRNPALDHVVHFSGVRKAQLNHLLEFIYNGEALIPSTELIPLRELFELLQINSELFEPNLAQTSSNSDPERIPTPQPSEDQESSSYESKYDSRQTSNPADCCSVLIKTEDCEEEPEVDVEGVEGEGLLAETREGSIEPPRRRDSSDPVNLSLNSGASTMSESSHDIVHRPEKQLLERRESLDEAEERTRQMAARLALGLEHGKRKPEELPIPPAEAYVVTPHRKRRPGFHNAPAQNPAFVPFNPSFETPRRLQAPHPLSLSAPPYLQDRSITPPGASHRPPSADPASAAGLEPPWGAWTLPPARAPPPPPTEDPPKSTPVREYRCTYCGKQFGMSWNLKTHLRVHTGEKPFACRLCVAMFKQKAHLLKHLCSVHRGVIAAPDNTFTCCFCSLNFDSLQELIRHLSGPHNNLLLSKNLHD, encoded by the exons ATGTATACTGACGGTCTCCTAACGCTCCATTATGGAAAGCACCCAGCGACCTTGGCCGCAGAGGTCGGGGCCTGGTACAATGGAGACCGTCATGTAGATGTGACACTGGCATGCGACGACGGTTCCGTCGTCAGGGCCCATCGTGTCGTTTTGGCGGCAGCTAGTCCCCTTTTGGCTAATCTTTTACGAAATCCCGCCTTGGACCACGTGGTCCATTTCTCTGGGGTCAGGAAGGCCCAGCTCAATCATCTTCTCGAGTTTATCTACAACGGAGAGGCTCTTATACCc TCGACAGAGCTTATACCATTGAGAGAACTCTTCGAACTACTTCAAATCAACTCGGAACTTTTCGAGCCCAACCTAGCACAGACCTCTAGTAATTCTGATCCTGAAAGGATACCCACTCCTCAACCTTCCGAGGATCAAGAAAGTTCTAGTTACGAATCCAAATACGACAGCAG ACAAACGAGTAATCCTGCTGATTGTTGTTCGGTACTAATTAAGACCGAGGATTGCGAAGAGGAGCCGGAAGTAGACGTGGAAGGTGTCGAAGGTGAAGGTTTGCTCGCGGAAACAAGAGAAGGTAGCATAGAACCGCCAAGAAGAAGGGATAGTTCGGATCCTGTGAACCTCAGTTTAAATTCCGGAGCGTCTACGATGAGTGAAAGTTCTCACGACATAGTACATAG ACCAGAGAAGCAATTACTCGAGAGGCGAGAGTCCTTGGACGAAGCCGAAGAGAGGACAAGACAAATGGCGGCGCGATTGGCGTTAGGTTTGGAGCATGGCAAACGAAAACCCGAAGAATTACCGATCCCACCGGCTGAGGCGTACGTCGTGACGCCTCATCGAAAACGTAGGCCAGGTTTTCACAACGCACCAGCACAGAATCCAGCTTTCGTACCGTTCAATCCGAGCTTCGAGACACCCAGGAGGTTACAAGCGCCTCATCCGTTGAGTCTATCCGCGCCACCGTATCTA CAGGACCGGTCAATAACGCCACCAGGAGCATCGCATCGGCCACCAAGCGCCGATCCAGCTTCGGCTGCTGGCCTAGAACCACCTTGGGGTGCTTGGACCCTACCACCCGCTCGAgcacctccaccacctccaacGGAGGATCCACCAAAGTCGACACCCGTCCGAGAATACCGATGTACCTATTGTGGCAAACAATTCGGCATGTCCTGGAACCTGAAGACGCATCTTCGAGTACACACCGGCGAGAAACCATTTGCCTGTCGACTCTGCGTCGCCATGTTCAAACAGAAAGCTCACCTGCTGAAACATCTCTGTTCCGTTCACAGAGGTGTGATAGCTGCACCGGACAATACGTTTACGTGTTGTTTCTGTTCCCTCAATTTCGACAGTTTGCAAGAACTCATAAGGCATCTGTCAGGGCCGCATAATAATTTGCTGCTTAGTAAAAACCTGCACGATTAG
- the LOC127065284 gene encoding apolipoprotein D-like, whose translation MLPLSLILLLVGMASAQIPALGNCPDVEYMTNFDVGKYMGVWYEIEKYFAIFEFGGKCVQANYTLNSNNTVKVVNRQISYITGVATSIEGIARSEGAPNESKLLVTFPSVPFTGDAPYWVLETDYDNYAVVWSCRSFGILNAKIIWILARESSPSLAIMQKAYQVLDRNRISRAYFMRTDQKNCPANY comes from the exons ATGTTACCATTATCGttaattcttcttttggtGGGTATGGCGTCAGCCCAAATACCTGCCCTCGGCAATTGTCCAGACGTTGAATATATGACGAACTTTGATGTGGGAAAG TACATGGGAGTATGGtacgagatagaaaaatattttgcaatattcGAATTTGGTGGAAAGTGTGTACAAGCTAATTACACGCTCAACAGTAACAACACAGTCAAAGTAGTAAATCGACAAATTTCTTACAT AACCGGTGTCGCAACTTCAATCGAAGGAATTGCAAGATCCGAGGGTGCACCGAACGAATCGAAATTGCTCGTTACATTCCCATCCGTTCCGTTTACAGGGGATGCTCCTTATTGGGTCTTAGAAACTGATTATGACAATTATGCCGTCGTTTGGAGTTGCAGAAGTTTTGGTATATTAAA TGCTAAAATTATTTGGATCTTGGCACGAGAATCTTCACCGTCTCTCGCTATCATGCAGAAAGCGTATCAAGTTCTCGATAGGAATAGAATAAGTAGAGCTTATTTTATGCGGACGGATCAGAAGAATTGTCCagcgaattattaa